GTGTACAGCAACAACCACGAGAACTTCGCCGACCCCGATGCGATCGTGAAGCGCGTCCCGTCCGGCACCGGGGTGATGATCCTCGCGGCCGACGCGGTGCGCGTCTCCGGCAACGAGGTGATCAACAACCAGTCCGCCGGCATCGCCCTCCTCGGCCTCGACAGCGTGTTCGGCGCCGGCACCGCGTACGACGTCGATCCCTTCCCGGACGACAATCTGATCTACGACAACACGCTCGAAGCCAACGGGCTGTCTCCGGATGTGCGCGTGCTGGAAGCCGGCCTGCACGGCGCCGACCTGCTGTGGGATCTGAGCGGAACGAACAATAGCTGGGACCAACCCGAGGCCACCCGCCTGCCCTACACCCTGCCGGCGAGCACGTGGTCGCCGATGCTGCGGCGGGCGAACGACCGCGTTTGGCGGCTGCTCGCGTCGCTCTGAGCGGATTGCCGGCCGGCGCCTCCGTCCCTGATTTCGTGCGAAGCTTCACACGAAACGCTAAACCTTTCGCGTTCGTACGTGGAACGCGAACCGATTGCGCGCTATTTTCCCGGCATGGACCTGAAAGAGCTCTTCAAGAAGATTCGCCAGATCGAGATCCGCACCAAGGGTCTGGTTGAAGACGTGTTCGGCGGCGAATACCATTCGGCCTTCAAGGGGCAGGGGATGGAATTCGCCGAAGTGCGCCCCTACCAGTTCGGCGACGACATCCGGAGCATCGACTGGAACGTGACGGCGCGCACCGGAGAGCCGTATATCAAGAAGTTCGAGGAGGAGCGGGAGCAGACGCTCATGCTGCTCGTGGATGTGAGCGGGTCGGAGGATTTCGGCACCCGGTACAAATTCAAGCGCGAGATCGCGGCCGAGATCTCGGCGATCGTCGCCTTCAGCGCGATCCGCAACAACGACAAGGTGGGGCTCATCCTGTTTTCGGACGAGGTGGAGCTGTTCGTGCCGCCCAAGAAGGGCCGCCGGCATGTGCTCCGCATGATCCGCGATCTCTACGCGCACGACCGCCACAGCCGCGGCACCGACGTGAGCGTCGCCCTCAACCGCGTCATCCACGTGCTGAAACGGCGCTCGATCGTCATCCTCATCAGCGATTTTATGGTGGACAACTACGAGCGTCCGCTGCGCGCGGTGGCGTCGCGGCACGACACCATCGCCGTGCACATCCAGGATCCGCGCGAAGAGGAACTGCCGGCACTGGGTCTGGTTGACCTGACGGATGCGGAAACGGGCGAAACCATCACGTTCGACACCCGGAATCCCGCCGCCCTCGAAGCCTACACCCGGCACGCCCGTACGCACCAGACGAAGACGACCGAACTGCTCCGCCGGCTTCGCGTGGATCGGGTGGGGATTTCGACGGACGAAGGGTATGTGGAGCCGCTCATCCAGTTTTTCCGCCGGCGCAGCAAAATGAGTTGACGGGTTCACGCCCACTCTGGAAACGGTCATGCCGCGAATCTCCCACATCCCCTTCTGGCGCCTCATCGGCTGGCCGCTGGCCGCGCTGCTGGTCGCCGCCGCCCTGCCGCTACGGAGCGCGGCCGGGCAGGATGTGTGGTCGTACGTATCGAAAGACAGCGTGTCGGTGGGCGACCGGTTCGCGCTGTACATCGTGGCGGAGCACGAGGCCGACGCCCAGCCGCTCTTCCTCCCGCCCGAAGCCGGCGAGGCCTTTGGGGATCTCGAGATCGTGGGGATGTCCGATATCTACAGCAGGCTGATCGAAGGCGGGGCCGGACGCCGGCAGGACAGCGTCGTCTATCAGGTCACCACCTTTGCGCTGGACACCGCGTTCGTGCCGGCGATTCCCGTGTTTTTCCTCCGCGGCCTGGATACGCTGCGCGCAGAGACCTTCCCGATCGTCATCCCCGTGAAGTCGCTGGTGACCGAGGAGGCGGAGGGCATCCGCAACCTGGCGCCGCTGGCCGAATTCCCGGTGTCGATCTGGCCCTGGATCGTGGGATTGCTGCTGGCGGCCGGCCTGGGTTATGCGGCGTACCGCTACATGAATACCCGCCCGGCGCCCGTGCCGGAGGCGATACCGATCGCCCGCCCGCAGGAGGCGCCGTACGCCTTTGCGATGCGCCGGCTCGGCGAGCTGCAGAAAAAAGCCAATCTGAGCGATCTCAAGACCATCAAGCCCTATTATGTGGAGATGTCGGAGATCATCCGCATCTACCTGTCACGCCGGCTGCGCATCCCCGCGATGGAATCGACCACGCACGAACTCGTGGCCCTGCTGAAGCGCCGCGTCGACGCGAAGGTGATTCCGGACGACACGGTCGGCAAGGCCCAGCAGATTTTCCGCGTGATGGACCTCGTCAAGTTTGCAGACCTGCTCCCGCCGCCCCATGTGGGCCAGGAGGCGATGAACCGCACCCGCGCCCTGATCGAGGCCATCGAGGCCACGCTCAAGGCAGCCGAGAAGCCGCCTGAGACGCCGCCCGAGCCCCAGGCCGCGCCGGCCGACGCCGCGCAGGACGCCGCCTGACCGATGGACAGACCCGCGCGCTCCTTCAGCCAGCCGTTGCTGGACCGGTTGCGCCGCGCAAGGCGGATCGCCGTGCTCACGGGCGCCG
The Rhodothermales bacterium genome window above contains:
- a CDS encoding DUF58 domain-containing protein gives rise to the protein MEREPIARYFPGMDLKELFKKIRQIEIRTKGLVEDVFGGEYHSAFKGQGMEFAEVRPYQFGDDIRSIDWNVTARTGEPYIKKFEEEREQTLMLLVDVSGSEDFGTRYKFKREIAAEISAIVAFSAIRNNDKVGLILFSDEVELFVPPKKGRRHVLRMIRDLYAHDRHSRGTDVSVALNRVIHVLKRRSIVILISDFMVDNYERPLRAVASRHDTIAVHIQDPREEELPALGLVDLTDAETGETITFDTRNPAALEAYTRHARTHQTKTTELLRRLRVDRVGISTDEGYVEPLIQFFRRRSKMS